GTCTCGACGCTCCACGTGCTTAACGTCCGGCCCTCCTGGCCGTAGCGCCCGTCATGTGGGCGAGTCAGAGTGCCACGGGACCACGAGCCGACGCCGGTGCTTCCCATCTAAGCCTAGCCACGCCAAGTACTTCAGAAGGTGCGGCGTTCCGGGGGACTCGCGAGCTGGGTCAGAACTGGTTCGGGCATCCTTTCTCGAGGGACCGGCCCCATAAAATGACACTTGACAATGTGACAGTGACTGTCTATATTCGGACGAGATGGACGAGCGCTTCGGGATCGAGAACCTGGCCGAGCTCGGAGGAGTGACGCGCCGCACCATCCGCTACTACGTGCAGGAGCGGCTGCTTCCGCCGCCGCTTGGCGTGGGCCGCGGACGACACTACGGCCCGGTGCACTTGGAGCGCCTCCTCTTCGTCAAGTCCCTTCAAGAGGAGGGACTGCCTCTTGCGGAAATCCGGCGGCGGGTCCTGGAGCCGAACTCAGCGGAAGAGGCCTCGGACCTGTCCCGGATCTCTCGAGCGTCGTGGACGCGGCTCACGCTCCTCCCCGGCGTGGAGCTGCACGTCGCGGGCGACGTCCGGCTGCCGCCGCCTTCGAAGCTCGGGGAGCTGTCTGAGTGGTGCCGGCGGCACTTCCGCCGGAAGGAGGACGTTGATGGCAACGACTGAGGCGCGTCCGGCGCCGCCCCGGGCCGGCCTTCTCGCGGCCGGCCAGCCCGTTCCGCTGCTTGGTGTCAACGTGGAGGCGGAGGTCAGGGACTTCGCGTCGCGGGTAGTCATGACCCAGCGTTACCGCAATGCCCAGAGCCAGCCCATCGAAGCGGTCTACGTGTTCCCAGTAGAGGAGGGCGCCGCCGTCTCCGGCTTCGAGGCCATCATCGACGGCGTCCACGTGGTTGGCCAGGTCCGAGAGCGGGAGAAGGCGTTCGAGGAGTATGACGAAGCGTTGACCGCCGGCCATGGGGCCTATCTGCTTGACCAAGAGCGGGCGGACGTCTTCACCGCAAGCATCGGTAACCTGCCCCCGGGCAAGGAGGTGCTCGTCCGCATCACCTATGTGGCGGAACTCTCCCTGGAAGGCGACGATCTCCGTTTCGCCCTTCCGACGACGGTATCTCCGCGCTACGCGCCCGCGGAGGACTCCAAGGGCGTAGGACAGCCCCCGTCAGAAGCCCTCAACCCGCCCCGGGACTGGCAGGTCCCCTACGGCCTCGACGTTACGGTGAGGATCGAGATGCCATCGCCCATCCGCGCCGTCGAGTCACCCTCACACCCCGTCCGCGTTGAGCTGGACGGGTCGAAGGCGATGGTCAAGCTGGGCGGGCGCGAGACGGCTCTGGACCGCGACTTCGTGCTCAAGGTCAAGCTGGCCGAGGCGCATGTCCCCCGCGCCTGGCTCGAGACGGACCCTCGCGGCCGGCGGGCGGCGCTTGTCGTCTTCCAGCCGCGCTTCAACGCCGAGGAGTCGCCCTGCGAGCTCATCCTGCTCGTGGACCGGTCCGGCTCGATGCAGGGAACCTCGATCGCGGAGGCACGCAATGCCCTCCAGCTCTGCCTGCGCAGCCTGACCGAGGGGACACGGTTCAATATCGTGGGATTCGGCAGCACTTTTGAGATGCTCTTCCCCGAGAGCCGGGCTTATGACGAACGGAGCCTAAAGGAGGCGAGCAAGCACGTCGACAACATGGAGGCCAGCATGGGCGGGACCGAGATCCTGGCCTCCTTAGAAGCGATCTTGCAAAAGCCCCCTCTGCCAGGCGTTCCCCGGCAGGTGTTCGTGCTCACGGACGGCCAGGTCACCAACACCGGCGCCGTCATCAAACTCGTGCGCAAGCACTCGGACACCACGCGGGTGTTTGCGTTCGGCATCGGCGCTGGCGCCTCCCATCACCTCGTCCGCGGCCTCGTGCACGCGGGTAGCGGCGCCGCCGAGTTCATAGCGCCCGGCGAGCGGATCGAGGGCAAGGTGCTGCGACAGCTCAGCAAGGCGCTGGCCCCCGCCTTGACCGAGGTGAAGCTCGACTGGGGCGGCCTGCGGGTAAAGCAGGCGCCCTTCCATGTCCCTCCTGTCTTCGCGGGCGGCCGCGTGCTCGTTTACGGACTGGTCGAGGACGGTACACCCCGCGAGGTCACGCTGTCTGCGCGTGGACCGAGCGGCCCCGTCTCGTTTAGGGTCCCTCTGACCGGGCCGGGCAGCGCCGGCACGCTGATCGCCACCCTGGCCGCGCGCACGATGATTCGGGACCTCGAGGAGGGATCGAGTCCGCTCCACGACCGCCATGGCTCGCTCCAAGAGCGGGGCCAAACGAACGGCGTCAAGACCGAGATGGTCCGGCTGGGAACGGAGTACGAACTGTGCTCCGCCCACACCTCCTTCGTAGCCATCGAGAAACGTGATACGCCGGTGGCGGGCGAGGCGCAGCTCCGGCGGATACCGATCGCGCTCACCTCGGGCTGGGGAGGTGTCGACCGGGCGTCGATCATGCGAGGGTCGGCCATGATAGGGTCGGCCTCGATCACGGGTGCCGAGGAGGGTGCGACGGTGTACTTTGGGTCGGCGCCACGAATGAACGCTCGCGCGCGTCCTGGTACGGTCCTCTTGAGCCGGGCGCCGGCGCCCACGCGCAAGAGCGG
The Vicinamibacteria bacterium DNA segment above includes these coding regions:
- a CDS encoding MerR family transcriptional regulator, with the translated sequence MDERFGIENLAELGGVTRRTIRYYVQERLLPPPLGVGRGRHYGPVHLERLLFVKSLQEEGLPLAEIRRRVLEPNSAEEASDLSRISRASWTRLTLLPGVELHVAGDVRLPPPSKLGELSEWCRRHFRRKEDVDGND
- a CDS encoding VIT domain-containing protein translates to MATTEARPAPPRAGLLAAGQPVPLLGVNVEAEVRDFASRVVMTQRYRNAQSQPIEAVYVFPVEEGAAVSGFEAIIDGVHVVGQVREREKAFEEYDEALTAGHGAYLLDQERADVFTASIGNLPPGKEVLVRITYVAELSLEGDDLRFALPTTVSPRYAPAEDSKGVGQPPSEALNPPRDWQVPYGLDVTVRIEMPSPIRAVESPSHPVRVELDGSKAMVKLGGRETALDRDFVLKVKLAEAHVPRAWLETDPRGRRAALVVFQPRFNAEESPCELILLVDRSGSMQGTSIAEARNALQLCLRSLTEGTRFNIVGFGSTFEMLFPESRAYDERSLKEASKHVDNMEASMGGTEILASLEAILQKPPLPGVPRQVFVLTDGQVTNTGAVIKLVRKHSDTTRVFAFGIGAGASHHLVRGLVHAGSGAAEFIAPGERIEGKVLRQLSKALAPALTEVKLDWGGLRVKQAPFHVPPVFAGGRVLVYGLVEDGTPREVTLSARGPSGPVSFRVPLTGPGSAGTLIATLAARTMIRDLEEGSSPLHDRHGSLQERGQTNGVKTEMVRLGTEYELCSAHTSFVAIEKRDTPVAGEAQLRRIPIALTSGWGGVDRASIMRGSAMIGSASITGAEEGATVYFGSAPRMNARARPGTVLLSRAPAPTRKSGFLSKLFALWREGRGVSGDEAATLRPTSSRALDRLVTLQRADGAWDLTDELAKVLGVPLHELEKKLRGQRDPDHRRALGTALALLWLESNADDAETEWALLAKKARKWLERCPVHPANGNSWLEAAAVQSP